The following coding sequences lie in one Capsicum annuum cultivar UCD-10X-F1 chromosome 5, UCD10Xv1.1, whole genome shotgun sequence genomic window:
- the LOC107870821 gene encoding F-box/FBD/LRR-repeat protein At1g13570, which translates to MDTDSGRDLISDLPQSIIESILIKVPLLDAVRTSILSRKWRYKWATITQLVFNDTCLIPCNDKSIVSCNLVNFITRCLFLHDGPIHKFELNTSYSPTSPDLDQWLLFLSRKDIKELIIDIGEDDWFRAPSCVFFCPKLTHLVLVRCELNPPPNFKGFLYLKHLSLQQVIIPPHDIEVLISSCPLLESLTLSYFDSLELTIRAPNLKYLNLEGEFKDIRLENTPCLVGISVAMYMTDDIAEHFEQSSGCNFDKFLGGVPCLERLIGHIYFTKYLSIGNEQGSFPVIYQNLKFIELYQVSFEDMKELLVVLRMIVSSPNLEELQISSSSITTTADIYDLDFWEKDWPADCTFSKLKIVHMTDFSGLPHEIAFIKFLLGHSPVLEQMIVAPTIYVTDKVVKMLIDLLTFRRASPLATVKFVQEPL; encoded by the exons ATGGACACTGATTCAGGTAGAGATTTAATAAGTGATTTGCCTCAAAGTATCATAGAAAGCATCCTCATAAAAGTTCCATTACTCGATGCTGTAAGGACAAGCATATTGTCAAGAAAATGGAGATACAAATGGGCAACCATTACACAACTTGTTTTTAATGACACATGTCTGATTCCTTGCAATGACAAATCAATTGTCAGTTGCAATCTGGTAAATTTCATTACCCGTTGCCTGTTTCTTCATGATGGACCGATTCACAAATTTGAGTTGAATACTTCCTACTCGCCAACTTCTCCTGATTTAGATCAATGGCTACTTTTCCTTTCTCGTAAAGATATCAAAGAGTTGATTATTGATATAGGAGAAGATGACTGGTTTAGAGCACCTTCTTGTGTGTTCTTTTGTCCTAAGTTGACTCATTTGGTGCTTGTTCGATGTGAATTAAACCCACCTCCAAATTTCAAAGGATTCTTGTATTTGAAGCACCTTAGTCTCCAACAAGTTATTATTCCTCCACATGATATTGAAGTTCTGATCTCAAGTTGCCCTCTTCTTGAGAGCTTGACATTGTCATATTTTGACAGTTTGGAGCTTACTATTCGAGCTCCAAATCTCAAATATTTGAATTTGGAAGGTGAATTTAAGGATATACGCCTTGAGAATACTCCATGTCTGGTCGGTATTTCAGTTGCTATGTATATGACTGATGATATAGCTGAGCACTTTGAACAAAGCTCAGGTTGCAATTTTGACAAGTTTCTTGGTGGGGTTCCTTGCCTTGAGAGGCTAATTGGCCATATTTACTTCACTAAG TATTTGAGTATAGGTAATGAACAAGGAAGCTTTCCCGTTATATATCAAAATCTGAAGTTCATTGAACTGTACCAAGTTAGTTTTGAAGACATGAAAGAGTTACTTGTTGTGCTTCGCATGATTGTGAGCTCCCCGAATCTAGAAGAGCTTCAAATATCA AGTTCCTCAATTACAACCACCGCTGATATTTATGATCTGGATTTTTGGGAGAAAGACTGGCCTGCTGACTGCACATTTAGTAAACTGAAGATTGTGCACATGACTGATTTCTCTGGACTGCCGCATGAAATTGCATTTATCAAATTCTTACTTGGACATTCCCCTGTTCTTGAACAAATGATTGTTGCTCCTACTATATATGTCACGGATAAAGTGGTGAAAATGTTGATCGATTTGTTAACTTTTCGACGTGCTTCTCCTCTAGCTACAGTTAAATTTGTTCAAGAGCCATTGTAG